GCGCTCACCGCGTTGGCGATGGCGCCAGAGATGATCGCGTCCAACCCCAGCGCCCGGATGGCGAGGATGATCCCCGCCACCAGGATCACGATGCCCGCGTACTCGATCGAGTTCGCGCCCCGGTCGGCGGCGCGGCCCCGCATCCGGTTGAGGGTTCGGTCGCGCCAGCTCCGCATGGCATTCGGCATCGGGTTCTCCTCCAGGGGTGGCCGGCTCGGTATCCGGGAGGGGATACGGGCGCGTGACGGGGCGGGGGCGGCGGGGTGTCACGTCGCGGGCCCCCTTCCGTGGCGCGCGGCGCCGGGTGCGGTGAGGTTGAAGGTGCGGTCGCAGAGGTTCTTGACTGACTCACGCCCCGCGAAACAGGCTGCCGCGCAAAGGGAGTTGGTCATGCCGGAGGCTGAGAGCCCCATCGCGATGTCCCCCTCCCCACGGCCCGCCGCTATAGCCGACAGTCGCTGCCCGAACGCAGACTGTGCCACAAATCGGCGCGGGGACGAAGAGGTGCGGGTCCGCGCGCGCACCCGGTACTTCCCGGGGCCGAGGGGTAAGCCGGGCATGGACCGAAGCCGCCTCCTCTCCAGAGCCGTAGCGACAGGGACGGTACGGCGGACGCCCTGTGTGCCGGGTGGTGCGTGTGTGACAGGGCGGCGATGCGGCGTCTTTCACCATAGCGAGACCCGAGCGGTATGACCCCGCATACGCCCCTTGTTCACGGAGTGGAGGGCCAGCTTCCGGTGGCGGCTCCGCGCCGAAGGCGTGTGGGGCGGCATCCCTCGGGAATGCCGCCCCACACACATACGTTCCGGACCCCGCTCAGTCGCGCACGATCGACTGGACCTCCTTGACCGTGACCGCCGTCTCGTACTCGGACTCGCCGTCCGGCATGGCGTGCTGGGGATCGCCGTCGGGGCCGTCGCCCTCGTTCCAGTGGACCTTCCAGGTCAGGTAGGCCCGCAGGGGGTGGGTGCCCTTGCCGGAGGCGCGGCGGTAGGTGATGTTGCAGTCCGCGCCCTTCGTCTGCACCGCGTAGTCCCCGCCGTGCCCGGTGAGGTCGTACGAGCAGGAGGCCGGATCCGCGTCCCCGCCGTCCGCCGCCAGCCGCAGCCGGGAGGGCTCGGCGACCGCCGTGGCGGCCAGCGGCTCGCCGCCGGGCACATCCACGCTGGCCGTCACCCATACCCGCTCCAGCTTCTTGGTGAAGCTGGCATAGGTCTTGAGGTTCACCACCTGGTGATCCGGCGCGGGGCTCAGCTTCACGGGCGGAGCGGGCAGCTTTGTCTCGCGGTACGCGAGTCCGGCGAGGATCTCCGGATCGATGACGGGCGCGTCAGGCGGTGCCGGATGGTCGGGGCCGATGAAGATGTAGCCCTCTTTCTCGTTGCACGACCCGTCGTCGTCCTCGGAGATCTTCAACTCCCACCACAGGCCCTTTTCGCCCTTGTTGAAGTCGTCCTTCCCGTATTTCTTCGTCAGATAGGCCGAGGCGCTGGCGGGATAATTGCGCGCGGTGTTGGTGTAGTCGTCGAACTGCTTCGGGGTGAAGCGGGGTTCGTACCAGCAGGTCGGAGGCTCCCACGCGGCGCCCCCGGCAGCGGGCGCCATCGGCGTCCCGCCCTCCGGGACGTTCACCTTCTTGTAGTGGACCCCGGCGCCGATGGTGTCGGGGCCGTCGCCCTTCTCCTCGGGGAGAGGCGCGTTACGGTTTCCGCCACCGCCCGCAGACGCCGGTCCGGCGAGGCCGAGGATCATCATGGCGGCGAGGGCCGCCCCGCCGATGCCACGCCCCCCGTTTACCGCTCGCACCGCGCGTCTCTGTTCTTGGTGTAGGTAGACATGACCTTCCACTCCCCGTTCTGCTTCTGCATGAGGTCCTTGAAGCTGGTGAAGTCGTCCATGCTCGGCTTGGTACGCAGGACCTTGTCTGTCTTCGTCTTCTTGGCGAAAGCGTCGCGCTGGCTCTCGCAGTAGGTGACGACCGCGGAATTGCTGTCGCGGACCTCGGCCTTGCGGTTGTAGTAACGGTAGACGCCGGTACCGACCTTGCCGTCCTTCTTGAACTGTGCGGCGCTGTACCGCAGTTTTTCGCCCGCCTTGCCCCAGAAGAACCGCTGGGCCTGGGGAAGGTCCGCGTCAGCGGTGGCGAAGGACAACACCGAGGCACGCAACGCGTACCCGTGGTCCCGCAGCACCGCGTCCTTCTCCTCGTCGCCGGTGCGATCACCGGCGACGTCCGCCCGTACGCCCTTCGGAAAGTCGAACTTCGGGGCGTCGGGCTCGTTCTTCCCCGTGTCCTTGTCCTTCTTCGCACTCGCGGAGGGCGAAGAGGTCTTCTTTCCGGCGCCCGCGCCCTCGATCTTGTCGGAGGAGCCGTCCTTGTCGCCGTCGCCGCAGCCGCTCAGCAGCAGGGCGCCCGCGAGGGCCGTCGCCGTGGCGAGGGTGGTGACGGTGCTGGTGGCCCGCTTACTCATCGTGCGCAACTCCCGTTAGCAGTCGGCGAATAGCGCACTTGACCCGGCTACGGTCGCGGGAGGCGTAAGAGCTCGCTCGCACCCCCGTGCGCCACGTTCGAAGGGTAGCCACTCGGGTGCGTCGCCGACAGTGTGAATCCGCACTCAGGGGCGCAGGGACGCGTCGCGGGGCGCGGGCCGCAGGTCAGCCCCCCAGCACCGAGCCGAAGTCCGTGTCGGAGCCGAGGACGAACGTGGCGGCGATCAGGATCAGGGTGCCGGGCAGCAGGAAGGCGATGGTGGTCATCGTGGCCTTGGGGACCGTTTTCGCCGCCTTTCGGCGGGCGTTCTGCGCGTCGGTGCGCCGCATGTCGGTGGCGATCTGGATCAGTGTCTCGGCGATGGGCGCGCCCAGCTCCTCGCCCTGCTGGAGCGCGGTGACGAACTGGTCGACCTGATCGCTGGCGTTGCGGCGGCGCAGCTCGTCGAACGCCTGGCGGCGGCTGACGCCCATGTCCATCTGGCGCAGGGTGATGCGCAGTTCGTCGGCCCAGGGGCCCTCGTAGCGTTCGGCGACGCGCTCCAGCGCCTGGCGGAAGCCGAGTCCGGCGGAGACGACGACGGCGAGGACGTCGAGGAAGTCCGGCAAGGTGCGTTCGATGACGTGGCGGCGGTCCTTGATGGCCTGCCAGATGCCCATGTCGGCGGCGAACCAGCCGAAGGCCAGCACCATCGCGGTGAACACCAGGCTGTCGGCGGAGAGGCCGACGAGCCCCATGACGATGCCGAACGCGCCGAAGACGGCGCGGCGCGCGGCGTAGCGCTGGATGGTGAGCCCGCCGGGGTTGCCGGCCTGGTCGATTCTGCGGCGCTTCTTGTCGACCTGGGCGGACCCCATCAGCCGCAGCACGAGGGGGGCGAAGCGCATGCCGAGCCGGTCGACGGCCTGGCCTCCGGTGCTGGTGCGGGTGGCGCCGACCTCCAGTGCGACGGCGAGGTCGGGCGGCAGCTTCGTCTCGGCGCGGTACATGCGGATGCCGGCGAAGGCCCCGTACACCGCGAGGCCGAACAGGGCGGCGAGTGCGAGAGCGACCACGGCTCACACCTCGATTCTGCCGAGGCGGCGGATGACGAAGAACCCGGCGGCGAACAGGCCCACCGCGATGACCATGGCGATCTGGCCGACCGGTGAGCCGGTGACGCGGGCGAGCGCCCCGGGCATCATCGAGTTCATCATCAGCATCGCGCCCAGCCCGAGCAGCGGGATGGTGAAGGCCGTCGCGTTGACCTCGGCGAGCATGGTGCGCACCTCGCGGCGGGTCTCCTTGCGCTCCTCCAGGGTGGTGGTGAGGTTGCGCAGCGAGCCGACGATGGTGCCGCCCGCCCGGTTGGACAGGACGAGGGTGGTGACGAGGACGACGAGCTCGCGGGAGGGCAGCCGTTCGGCCAGCTCGCCCAGCGCGTCTTCGATGGACCGGCCGACGGCCAGCTGATTGGTGACGATCGTCAGCTCGTCACCCGCCGGCGCCTCCAGCTCCTCGGCGGCCATACCCAGGGCCGTACGGAGCGCGAGTCCGGCGGAGGTGGCGTTGGCGAGTATGCGCGACAGCTCGGGGAGCTGGTTGATGAACTGCTCGGTGCGGCGCTGGCGCTGATGGTTGAGGAACGCGTTGGCGGCGAAGACGCCGACGAGCCCCGCGATGGGCCCGAAGAAGGGGGCCAGCACGGCGGAGGCCAGCATCCACAGCACGGCCACGAGCCCCGCCATGTAGACGAAGAACTCGCCCGCCGTCAGGTCGAGTCCGGTCGCGGCCAGCTTCGCCTGGAGGCGGCGGCCGAGGCCCGTGGCACGCAGCCTGCGGTCGACATTGGTGAAGCGGCGCCGTCTGCCGCTGCCGGGCGGCAGCGCGAGCGCGGCTCCCTCGGCGCCGCTGAGCCGGTCGATGAGGGCCTGGCGGCGGGCGCGTCCGGAGGCGTAGGTCAGCACGCCGACGGTGGCGAGCACTCCGGCCACCAAGGTGGCGCCGAGCGCGAACTGGGCCGTGGAGTCCAGCGCGAGAGCGTGCAGGGGCTCCAGCGCGAGAGCGTGCACGGGCTCCAGCGCGAGAGCGTGCAGGGGCTCCGGGGCGAGAGCGTGCACGGGCTCCAAGGCGAGGGCGTGCGCGGTGGTGGCTGCCGGGCCCGTCATACGGCCTCCCTGGTCGCGAGCTGGTCGGCCGAGCGTGCGACGCCGAAGGCGGGCGGCACCGGCTCCCCCGCCAGGTAGAGCCGGTCGGCGGAGCGGCGCGGCAGCGGCAGGTGGTCGAAGGTGCCGTGCACCCGGCCGTCGGCCGACATGGGCCGGGCGTCGAAGCGCGAGGCGGTGGCGAGCTGGAAGGTCTCGCGGCCGTGCGAGGAGAGGATCGAGATCTCCACGATCTTGCGCGAGCCGTCGGCCAGCCGCGCGAGCTGGATGATGACGTCAACGGCCGAGTTGATCTGGTCCTGGAGCGCGGCGAAGGGCACCTCGACCTCCGACATGGACGCGAGCGTCTGGAGCCGCATCAGCGCGTCCTCGGCGCTGTTGGCGTGCACGGTGGCCAGCGAGCCGTCGTGCCCGGTGGACATGGCCTGGAGCATGTCGAGGGTCTCCCCGCCGCGCACCTCGCCGACGATGATGCGGTCGGGCCGCATGCGCAGGGAGTTGCGCACCAGGTCGCGGACGGTGATCTGGCCCTTGCCCTCGACGTTGGGCGGCCGGGTCTCCAGGCGGATGACGTGCCCCTGCTGGAGCTGGAGCTCGGCGGCGTCCTCGACGGTGATGATCCGCTCGTGCTCGGGGATGAGCGCGGACAGCGCGTTGAGGAGGGTCGTCTTGCCGCTGCCGGTGCCACCGGCGACGATCAGGTTGAAGCGGGCCCGGATGAAGCCGGACAGCAGCGAGAGCATGTGCTCGTCCAGCGTCCCCAGCGAGATCAGCTCGTGCAGCGTGTAGGCACGGGGGAAGCGGCGGATGGTCAAGGTGGCGCCGGTCAGCGACAGGGGCGGGATGATGACGTTGACCCGCTCGCCGGAGGGCAGCCGGGCGTCGACCATCGGATTGGACTCGTCCACCCGGCGGTTGACGGTGGAGACGATGCGCTCGATGGTCTGCATCAGCTGTTCTTCGGAGGCGAACCGGACGGGCACCTGCTCGACCCGGCCGCCGCGCTCGACGAAGATCTGGTCGGGCCCGTTGACCATGATCTCGGTGATGGAGCCGTCCTCCAGCAGCGGTTCGAGCACCCCGAGCCCCAGGGCCTCGTCCACCACGCGCCGGATCAGCAGCGTGCGGTCCTGGGTCGCCAGGACCGGGCCCTCGCGGCTGATGATGTGGCCGAGGACCCGCTCCAGGCGGGCGCGGCGCTCGGCGGGGCTGAGCGCCGACATCTCGGCGAGGTCGATCTCCTCCAGCAGCTTGGTGCGGTAGGCCGCCACCAGGTGACCGGTGCTGTCGGCGGGGATGCCGCTGCCCGCGCCGGTGTTCTCGTGCGCCGCGATCCGGGAGCGCAGGCTCATCCCCGGCCTCCTTTCAGGCTCGTCACTCGCCGTCGTCCTCGTCCTCGTCGGTGGGCATCGCGGCCGAGCGGGTCGCCTCGCCGAAGCTGTCGATGCCCGGGATGAGGGAGGGGATCGTGACGGTGGCGGTCACCTCCACCTCGTCGCCTCCCTGGGTCAGCGCGAAGCCGCTGCGCGAGGCCGTCCAGCCGGACATCGCCGCGCGCCCGGCCGCCGCGTAGCCGGCCGCCGCGTCCTCCTGCGAGGCCACCCGCGCCGCGGCCCGCGCCCCGGTGCCCGCCTGCTGTACGGCGTAGCCGACGATGCCGAGCTGGAGGGCGGCGACGGCGACGAGCAACAGCAGCGGCAGCATCCCGGCGAACTCCAGCGCGCTGGAACCCCGGTCGCGCTCCGCACTCCGGCGCAGTGATCGTGCCCCGAAGGGGCGCGGGGAACTGCTCCCCCAGCCTCCGGCCGGGAGGTGCCCCCACCAGCCACGACGCAGCCGCAGCCGCAGCCGCAGCCGAACGACAAACCCCCTCGGCACTTCCCGCAGAGCACGCCGCGGAGCCCTCAGCGGAGCGGTCAGCCCTGGTCTCATCGTCGCTCATCCCTCCTCCGCCGCGCCCGCCTCGCCGTTGACCGTGAAGGGCAGCCCCGCGGCTCCGGGGAACATGATCGGTGTCTTCAGATCGACGCTGGCCTTCCACACCCCGTCGCCGCGCGAGCAGCTGATGGAGGAGCTGTCGCGCCACTTGGCGGGCAGGTGCTCGCGCGCCGCCGCCACGCAGGCGCCCTGCGGGTCGCCGTAGGCGGCGGCGCCGGTCGCGGCACGCGCGGCCTCGTCGGCGGCGTTTCCCGCGAGGGAGAAGGTGTAGCCGATCAGCACGCACTGCCACAGCAGCGCCAGGGTGACCAGCACGATCGGCGCCATGCCCGCGAACTCCACGGTCAGCGAGCCCCGGTCGCCCTCGCCCGGCGGGGGTGCCAGGCGGCGGCGCACGAAGGCGACGGCGCCCCGGTCCGAGCCGAAGCGGGACGGGGAGCCGGGCGGGGAGCTGGGTGGGGCGTTGGACGGGGGACCGGGCGGCGGGCCGGGCGGGGAGCTCGCCGAGGATCCGGGCGGCAGCGCCTGCTGACGCTGTACGCGCTCGCGCTCCCGCCCCGGCGAGCCGCCGCCCGCGGGCAGCGATCTGTGACCCGGCGCCGCCGACCCGCCTGAGCCCCTGCTCTGCCTGCCCCTGCGCCGTCCGCCCGTTCCCGTTCCCCCGCCGCCCGTCTCCTGGGAGCCCGCGGCCAGGCCCAGCTCCCCCGCGAGGCTCCACAGCGCCTGCCGCACGCTGCCCTTGGCGTCCAGGTCCTGCATCCGGCCCGCGTCCAGCGCGGACTGCAACTCCTTGAACTGGGCGGGCACCGTCGTGCGCGCCACCGGGGTGCCGATGATGCGGGAGATGAGCTGCGGCTGGATCTCGGTGTGCCGGGAGGCGCGGTTGACGACGGTGACGGTCTCCTCCGCCTTGCGGACCTGGAGCCTGTCCCACAGCCGCACCATGCGCTTGGCGCCGCGTACGGAGATCACATCGGGGGTGGTGAGCAGCACGGTACGGTCCGCCAGTTCGACGGCGGCGGCGTTCGCGGCGTGCATCTGGGTGCCGCAGTCGACCACGACGACCTCGAAGCGGGCCCGCAGGGCGCCGACGATCTGCCGGGCCGCGCGCTCGTCGACCTCCTCCCCGCGCTCGCCCTCCCCCGGCGCCAGCAGCAGACCCAGCCCCGACTCGTGCGTGTAGACGGCGTCCTGGAGCACGCGCGGGGTGATGTCCTTGATGCCGACGAGGTCGGCCACCGACCTGCGGAACTGCACATCCAGGTAGGAGGCGACGTCCCCGGCCTGGAGGTCCATGTCCACCAGCGCGGTCTCCCGGCCGGAGGCGCGCGCCGCCAGTGCCAGCTGGACGGCGGTGAGGGTGGTTCCGACGCCGCCCTTGGCCCCGCTGACGGTGACGACGGTGCCCAGGCCGCCCCGCCCGCCGCCGGGCCCGCCCACACCGCCCCCGTACGCGCCGTACCCGGAGCCGTAGCCCGCCCCGTATCCCCCGTCCTGGCCGCCCAGGTGGCGGCGTACCCCGGTGGCCCAGGACGAGGCCGCGGCGACCCTGGCGGCCAGCTCGTCGTAGGCCAGCGGCAGCCCCGTCACACCGCGCGCCCCGGCGTCCATGGCGGCCGAATACAGCCGGGGGCTGGTGTCCTGCGTGGCGAGGACGACGGCGACGGCGGGAAAGTGGAGCGCGATCTCCCGGATCAGTTCCAGCGCGGGCAGCGGCCCGATCAGCTCGTGGACGAGCACCACTTCGGGCAGCTCGGCGAGCGACTCACCGGCCTGCTGGGCGAGGGCGTCGAGCAGCTGGGTGGAGTCGACCGCGGGCGGCACGGGCTCGCTGTCGGGCAGTTGGCTGAGCAGGGTGACGACCGAGCGGGCCGCGTCAGGATCGCTGACGGCCGGCTGGATACGGGTGACCATCTGCTGCCTCACTTGTCTCCGGGGAGCGTGTAGGTGCGGTCCTCCTCGGGGACCTCGGCGTCGTCGCCGGGCGCCACGAGGGCGAGGCGCACATGCTCGGCGAACGACTCGGCGTAGGCGACGCGCTGCGCGTCGGCGGTGCTGAGCGCGAAGGTGATCGGCACGCCGTCCCGCTCGCGCTGACGGGTCCGCTCGTCCCGGCTGCCGTCGTCCTTGAGCGGGGTGAGCTTGCCGACGTCGATGACCTTGGCCTGGCTGACGATGACGCGGGACTCGGAGGGCGTCTTGCCGTTGCCGGTGCTGTTGCCGCTCTTGGCGTCGGAGCGCTGTTCGCCCTCGAAGGTGGCGTAGATGTTGACCCGGTCACCTGGGTTGATCTTGCCGGCGACGCCGGTCTCCGCGTCGATCATGATGGCGATCTCCTGCTCGCCCGCCTTCAGCCGGGGCCGCTTGGCCATCATGTCGGACTGGAGGAGCGAGCCCTTCTTGAGCGGGTTGACGGCGATGTGGCCGCGGATGCCCGACAGGTCGGTGACGGCGGTCTCCGGCAGCCAGCGCTCGGGCATGGACACCTTGGTGAACTGCGCCTCCTCCAGCTTCCGGTAGGCGGGCACGTCCTCCTTCAGCTCGTAGGCCGTCGTCTCGTCGCCCACCTTGGACTCCACGTTCCTGATCACGGCGAGCACTCCGGCGAACGCGGCGAGGGCGCACAGGATCGAGAGGACCAGCAATATGACGCCGCGGCGCTGGCGTGAGTTCATCGACGGATACCTCGGGGATCGGCGACGACGGGAGCGTCGTCCGTGTGGGTGGCGGTCGGCGCGGCGGGCTCGGTGACGGCGCTCTGGGGCGGTGCGGCGGGCCGGGGCGGGACGGCGCCCTGGGGCCGGGGGGCCTCCTGGGGGTGGGCGGCCTCCTGGGGGTGGGCGGCCTCCTGGGGGTGGGCGGCCTCCTGGGGGTGGACGGCATCCCGGGGCCGGCCGGACTCCCGGGGCTGGGCGGGCTCTCCGGGCCGGCCGGAGGAGGGGGCCCGGCGCTGCTCCCGCGCCGGGGCGCGGCCCCCCTCCTGCCCCTGGGGCAGAGCGGGGGCCGCGCAGAACGCGCAGCGGTCTCCGATGAGTTCGAGCCCGCACCAGTGGCACTCGTCCCGCCGCACGGAGGCGACGAGCTGGTAGAGCACCGAGACGTCGGGGATGGCGGCCACGAACTCCGTCAGCTTTCCCGTGCCCCACCACTCGGCCGAATCCCCCGGCAGATACGCCTCGCGCACCTCACCGGATCGCCAGTGGGGGGCCAGCGTGCGTGTGACCCAGTCCGAGGCGAGCTGGCCGCGCGCGACGGTCAGCTCCGTGGCGAACTGCGGCCCCGTCAGGGCGCTTTCCCCCTCTCCGCCCAGCCGGACCAGCTCGGGCGTCGGCGCGGCCAGAACGGCGAACTGGGCGCCGGGCATCCACGACTTGGCGTGCGCGGTCAGGGTGACCGGCACCCGGTCGAGCCGCGCGACCGAGCCGAGGACCGCTCCCGCGTACAGGTAGTGCGTCAGCAGCCGGGCCGCCGCGCCGAGCACGCCGGGCGTGAAGTCACAGAGCGAGAGCTGCCGCAGCTGCCGTACGAGAACGCCGGTGGCCAGCGGCGGCAGCGCGACCGGCAGCAGCGCGATGCGCCGGCTCTCCAGCAGGGATCTGATCGTGTGCAGCCGGTGCAGGTAGCGGGTGGGGAGGGTGGCCGGATACAGGGCGATGAGGTAGCCGTGCTGCTCCAGCAGGGTCTGGGTCTCGGCGAGCGCGGCCTCCAGCGGCTGCTCGTCGGGCGAGCTGAAGACGTGGGCGCGCGGGGTGTGCCGGTCAGGCGGAGCGAGCATGTGATCACCCCTGGTGACCGCTAACGCCGTCGACACATCCGCCTCCCCCGGGTCCTCTGCCACGGTGGCTTCGGCCGGATCCGCCCAACTCCGCGCCGAGTGCCCTCGCTTGCCGATCTCGTCGTACGCCTGCCGACATAACACACTATCCACGGGACACCGGCCAGTAGCAGCCCGTTCCGGGAACCCCGCGCTTCCAGCGGGAGCACTACCCGCCCCCCGCACCACACCAACCCCCCATCGCCCCGGCGCCCTTTCGAGGAGGGCACAGCCGTTCATCCGATCCGGGGACCGGGGGATGTGCTCACGGCGTGGCCGGCGCGGTCTTCCTACGGTCCGCGCACCGGCCTGGAATCCCTGGACCGGCGGCTGGAAGTCCTGGACCGGCGGCTGGAGCGGGACGGCCGTCAGGCCGCCCGCGAGCCAGGGCCCGGCGTCCGGTGAAGGCCCCGGGGCGACCGGACGGGTCCCGCCGGGCCGCTCCTCACCAGGGCAGCTCCCTCAGCTGCTGGACGCACAGGACCACGAAGAGCACGCAGGACGCGGCGAGCAGGGTGTTGCTGAGCCAGCCGCTGCGCCATTCCTGTGGTGTGCGGCCGGTGTTGAGGAGCCACATGAGGGTGGCGGCGAGGAAGGGCATGAAGAAGGCGCCCAGGACGCCGTAGGCGATGACGA
This sequence is a window from Streptomyces sp. NBC_01775. Protein-coding genes within it:
- a CDS encoding DUF5936 domain-containing protein; amino-acid sequence: MVALALAALFGLAVYGAFAGIRMYRAETKLPPDLAVALEVGATRTSTGGQAVDRLGMRFAPLVLRLMGSAQVDKKRRRIDQAGNPGGLTIQRYAARRAVFGAFGIVMGLVGLSADSLVFTAMVLAFGWFAADMGIWQAIKDRRHVIERTLPDFLDVLAVVVSAGLGFRQALERVAERYEGPWADELRITLRQMDMGVSRRQAFDELRRRNASDQVDQFVTALQQGEELGAPIAETLIQIATDMRRTDAQNARRKAAKTVPKATMTTIAFLLPGTLILIAATFVLGSDTDFGSVLGG
- a CDS encoding type II secretion system F family protein: MDSTAQFALGATLVAGVLATVGVLTYASGRARRQALIDRLSGAEGAALALPPGSGRRRRFTNVDRRLRATGLGRRLQAKLAATGLDLTAGEFFVYMAGLVAVLWMLASAVLAPFFGPIAGLVGVFAANAFLNHQRQRRTEQFINQLPELSRILANATSAGLALRTALGMAAEELEAPAGDELTIVTNQLAVGRSIEDALGELAERLPSRELVVLVTTLVLSNRAGGTIVGSLRNLTTTLEERKETRREVRTMLAEVNATAFTIPLLGLGAMLMMNSMMPGALARVTGSPVGQIAMVIAVGLFAAGFFVIRRLGRIEV
- a CDS encoding CpaF family protein — protein: MSLRSRIAAHENTGAGSGIPADSTGHLVAAYRTKLLEEIDLAEMSALSPAERRARLERVLGHIISREGPVLATQDRTLLIRRVVDEALGLGVLEPLLEDGSITEIMVNGPDQIFVERGGRVEQVPVRFASEEQLMQTIERIVSTVNRRVDESNPMVDARLPSGERVNVIIPPLSLTGATLTIRRFPRAYTLHELISLGTLDEHMLSLLSGFIRARFNLIVAGGTGSGKTTLLNALSALIPEHERIITVEDAAELQLQQGHVIRLETRPPNVEGKGQITVRDLVRNSLRMRPDRIIVGEVRGGETLDMLQAMSTGHDGSLATVHANSAEDALMRLQTLASMSEVEVPFAALQDQINSAVDVIIQLARLADGSRKIVEISILSSHGRETFQLATASRFDARPMSADGRVHGTFDHLPLPRRSADRLYLAGEPVPPAFGVARSADQLATREAV
- a CDS encoding TadE/TadG family type IV pilus assembly protein, producing the protein MRRSAERDRGSSALEFAGMLPLLLLVAVAALQLGIVGYAVQQAGTGARAAARVASQEDAAAGYAAAGRAAMSGWTASRSGFALTQGGDEVEVTATVTIPSLIPGIDSFGEATRSAAMPTDEDEDDGE
- a CDS encoding AAA family ATPase; translation: MVTRIQPAVSDPDAARSVVTLLSQLPDSEPVPPAVDSTQLLDALAQQAGESLAELPEVVLVHELIGPLPALELIREIALHFPAVAVVLATQDTSPRLYSAAMDAGARGVTGLPLAYDELAARVAAASSWATGVRRHLGGQDGGYGAGYGSGYGAYGGGVGGPGGGRGGLGTVVTVSGAKGGVGTTLTAVQLALAARASGRETALVDMDLQAGDVASYLDVQFRRSVADLVGIKDITPRVLQDAVYTHESGLGLLLAPGEGERGEEVDERAARQIVGALRARFEVVVVDCGTQMHAANAAAVELADRTVLLTTPDVISVRGAKRMVRLWDRLQVRKAEETVTVVNRASRHTEIQPQLISRIIGTPVARTTVPAQFKELQSALDAGRMQDLDAKGSVRQALWSLAGELGLAAGSQETGGGGTGTGGRRRGRQSRGSGGSAAPGHRSLPAGGGSPGRERERVQRQQALPPGSSASSPPGPPPGPPSNAPPSSPPGSPSRFGSDRGAVAFVRRRLAPPPGEGDRGSLTVEFAGMAPIVLVTLALLWQCVLIGYTFSLAGNAADEAARAATGAAAYGDPQGACVAAAREHLPAKWRDSSSISCSRGDGVWKASVDLKTPIMFPGAAGLPFTVNGEAGAAEEG
- the cpaB gene encoding Flp pilus assembly protein CpaB gives rise to the protein MNSRQRRGVILLVLSILCALAAFAGVLAVIRNVESKVGDETTAYELKEDVPAYRKLEEAQFTKVSMPERWLPETAVTDLSGIRGHIAVNPLKKGSLLQSDMMAKRPRLKAGEQEIAIMIDAETGVAGKINPGDRVNIYATFEGEQRSDAKSGNSTGNGKTPSESRVIVSQAKVIDVGKLTPLKDDGSRDERTRQRERDGVPITFALSTADAQRVAYAESFAEHVRLALVAPGDDAEVPEEDRTYTLPGDK